In Ischnura elegans chromosome 9, ioIscEleg1.1, whole genome shotgun sequence, the following proteins share a genomic window:
- the LOC124165428 gene encoding 40S ribosomal protein S18 has protein sequence MSLVIPEKFQHILRVQGTNIDGKRKVMFAMTAIKGVGRRYANIVLKKADINLDKRAGECTDEEVEKVITIILNPRQYKIPDWFLNRQKDIQDGKFSQLTSSNLDSKLRDDLERLKKIRAHRGLRHYWGLRVRGQHTKTTGRRGRTVGVSKKK, from the exons ATG TCTCTCGTGATACCAGAGAAATTTCAGCATATTCTTCGAGTTCAAGGTACGAACATcgatggaaaaagaaaagttatgtTCGCCATGACTGCCATTAAGGGAGTTGGTCGTCGGTACGCAAACATAGTGCTGAAGAAAGCGGACATCAATTTAGATAAACGTGCTGGCGAATGCACGGACGAAGAG GTGGAGAAggttattacaattattttgaatCCTCGTCAGTATAAAATCCCGGACTGGTTCCTGAATAGACAGAAGGATATCCAGGATGGAAAGTTTTCACAG TTGACCTCGAGTAACTTGGACAGTAAACTTCGTGATGATTTGGAGAGGCTAAAGAAGATCCGTGCCCATCGTGGATTGCGACACTACTGGGG CTTGAGGGTACGTGGACAGCACACCAAGACTACTGGACGCAGGGGACGAACTGTTGGTGTGTCGAAGAAGAAGTAA
- the LOC124165429 gene encoding adenosine 5'-monophosphoramidase HINT1, whose product MGDEVEKARAAVPENDTIFGKILRKEIPCSFIYEDDQCVAFHDINAQAPVHFLVIPRKPIPQLSKAEDGDEQVLGHMMLVARKLAKENGLSGGFRMVLNDGPDGCQSVYHLHLHVMGGRQMGWPPG is encoded by the exons ATGGGTGATGAAGTAGAGAAAGCCCGGGCTGCGGTCCCGGAAAATGATACTATATTCGGAAAGATATTACGCAAAGAAATTCCATGCTCTTTTATATACGAAGATGATCAG TGCGTAGCGTTCCATGATATCAACGCCCAAGCCCCGGTGCACTTTCTGGTAATTCCGCGAAAGCCTATCCCCCAGCTATCTAAGGCTGAGGATGGAGATGAGCAG GTCCTGGGTCACATGATGCTGGTGGCCCGCAAGCTGGCCAAGGAGAATGGATTGTCTGGTGGATTCCGAATGGTTCTAAACGATGGACCTGATGGCTGTCAGTCAGTCTATCACCTTCACCTGCATGTTATGGGTGGCCGACAGATGGGTTGGCCTCCTGGCTAA